A genomic segment from Actinomadura hallensis encodes:
- a CDS encoding TIGR00269 family protein, whose protein sequence is MKCHRCDEQGVVDLRHRRAAYCAACFVQRCREQVANTIRSHRMIRPGERALVAVSGGKDSLAVWDLLLDLGYEADGVYLGLGIGGYSDRSGACAKEFAESRDARLLEVDMARDVGFTIPQAAPSRRAPCSSCGLSKRHLLNKVAVDHGYDVLVTGHNLDDEAAVLFGNVLNWNLPYLARQRPALPEAPGFARRVKPLVRLTERETAAYCVIRGIDYIIEECPMAAGNRHLMYKEMLNSLEERAPGSKSTFLRGFSERLMPLLEDLAAEERAGVGTCSRCGSPTTGDVCAFCRLRDQAGRPPARRRSGRRGRRPARRGRGHDAAE, encoded by the coding sequence GTGAAGTGTCATCGATGCGACGAACAGGGCGTCGTCGACCTGCGGCACCGCCGCGCCGCGTACTGTGCCGCATGCTTCGTGCAACGCTGCCGTGAACAGGTCGCGAACACGATCCGCTCCCACCGGATGATCCGTCCGGGCGAGCGGGCGCTCGTCGCGGTCTCGGGGGGCAAGGACTCCCTGGCCGTGTGGGACCTGCTCCTGGACCTGGGGTACGAGGCTGACGGCGTGTACCTCGGCCTCGGCATCGGCGGGTACAGCGACCGCTCCGGCGCGTGCGCCAAGGAGTTCGCGGAGTCCCGTGACGCGCGGCTCCTGGAGGTCGACATGGCCCGGGACGTCGGCTTCACCATCCCGCAGGCCGCGCCGTCGCGCCGGGCGCCGTGCTCGTCCTGCGGCCTGTCCAAACGGCACCTGCTGAACAAGGTCGCCGTCGACCACGGGTACGACGTGCTGGTCACCGGGCACAACCTCGACGACGAGGCGGCGGTCCTGTTCGGCAACGTCCTGAACTGGAACCTGCCGTACCTGGCCCGGCAGCGGCCTGCCCTGCCGGAGGCGCCCGGTTTCGCCCGCAGGGTCAAGCCCCTGGTGAGGCTGACCGAACGCGAGACGGCGGCCTACTGCGTCATCCGGGGCATCGACTACATCATCGAGGAGTGCCCGATGGCGGCGGGCAACCGCCACCTGATGTACAAGGAGATGCTCAACTCGCTGGAGGAGCGGGCGCCCGGATCGAAGTCGACGTTCCTGCGCGGTTTCTCCGAGCGGCTCATGCCCCTGCTGGAGGATCTGGCGGCGGAGGAACGGGCCGGGGTCGGCACCTGCTCGCGGTGCGGCTCGCCGACCACCGGGGACGTGTGCGCGTTCTGCCGCCTGCGCGACCAGGCGGGGCGGCCTCCCGCCCGGCGGCGGTCCGGGAGGCGCGGCCGGCGCCCGGCACGGCGCGGGCGGGGACACGACGCCGCCGAATGA
- a CDS encoding MoaD/ThiS family protein has translation MKIKLHNPKRETEIPGGLRADELCRRLGLNRESVLIIRGDELVTGDAVLDEGDTVEIRPVMSGG, from the coding sequence ATGAAGATCAAGCTCCACAACCCCAAGCGCGAGACCGAGATTCCGGGCGGGCTCCGCGCCGACGAGTTGTGCCGGCGGCTGGGGCTCAACCGAGAATCCGTTCTGATCATCCGCGGCGACGAACTGGTGACGGGCGACGCCGTCCTGGACGAGGGCGACACCGTGGAGATCAGGCCGGTCATGTCCGGAGGTTAG
- a CDS encoding methyltransferase, producing MSIEVPESPLAASMVGLLTGGWVAQAVSVAARLKIADQLAHGPRSAADIAEAVDAHAPTLHRLLRALSDVGVVQEREDGLFSGTPLGELLRSDVPSLRGYALLTGAPFHRAAWDALEHSVRTGEPSFPHVHGQEIFDYLRDNPSDGDVLNKAMVAMSGEFIAPVAAACEFPPGHTIVDVGGGHGAVLTEILAANPGTRGILYDLPEVIAKAADGPLRTALADDRCQMVAGSFFDSVPQGGDAYVLSHVVHDWDDDRAVQILANCRRAMHPGSRLLLLEGFLHDGPSASRMKWLDLEMLVMTSGGRQRTQSQYEALFQRAGLRPTGPTAQSPTFTALEARPA from the coding sequence ATGTCGATCGAGGTGCCCGAAAGCCCGCTGGCCGCGTCGATGGTCGGCCTGCTCACCGGAGGCTGGGTAGCCCAGGCCGTCAGCGTCGCCGCCCGCCTGAAGATCGCCGACCAGCTCGCGCACGGCCCGCGGTCCGCCGCCGACATCGCCGAGGCCGTGGACGCGCACGCCCCCACGCTGCACCGCCTCCTCCGCGCACTGTCCGACGTGGGCGTCGTCCAGGAACGCGAGGACGGCCTCTTCAGCGGAACCCCGCTCGGCGAACTCCTGCGCAGCGACGTCCCCTCCCTGCGCGGCTACGCCCTGCTGACCGGCGCGCCCTTCCACCGGGCCGCCTGGGACGCCCTGGAGCACAGCGTCCGCACCGGCGAACCGTCCTTCCCGCACGTCCACGGCCAGGAGATCTTCGACTACCTGCGCGACAACCCCTCCGACGGCGACGTCCTGAACAAGGCGATGGTCGCCATGTCGGGGGAGTTCATCGCCCCGGTCGCCGCCGCCTGCGAATTCCCTCCCGGCCACACGATCGTGGACGTCGGCGGCGGCCACGGCGCCGTCCTCACCGAGATCCTCGCCGCCAATCCCGGCACCCGGGGCATCCTGTACGACCTGCCGGAGGTCATCGCCAAGGCGGCCGACGGCCCCCTCCGGACCGCGCTGGCCGACGACCGCTGCCAGATGGTCGCCGGGAGCTTCTTCGACTCCGTCCCGCAAGGCGGCGACGCCTACGTCCTCAGCCACGTCGTCCACGACTGGGACGACGACCGGGCCGTCCAGATCCTCGCGAACTGCCGCCGCGCCATGCACCCCGGCAGCCGCCTGCTCCTTCTGGAAGGCTTCCTCCACGACGGCCCGAGCGCGTCCCGCATGAAGTGGCTGGATCTAGAAATGCTGGTAATGACCAGCGGCGGCCGTCAGCGCACCCAGTCCCAATACGAGGCCCTCTTCCAGCGCGCCGGCCTGCGCCCCACCGGCCCCACAGCCCAGAGCCCGACCTTCACCGCCCTGGAGGCCCGCCCGGCTTAG